The window TCGTCAAAATCATCGTGATCGCCTTTCTTTCCCTACTCGTGGTTACGCAAGTATATCCGCTGCTTTGGCTGGCCATTTATTCATTAAAAAGCAATGAAGAAATCCTGTCGGGCCAATTTTTTGCTCTCCCTCATACGCTTCAATGGAAGAATTTCACGGATGCGATCAAGGCGGGGCACTATTTTCAATATTTGAAAAACAGCCTATTCGTCACTTCGGTTACGATGGTGAGCGTCCTGCTGCTCAGTTCGCTGGCTTCGTTCGCGATCTCCCGTTTCCGCTGGAAATATGGTCAGCTCGTGATGGTCATTTTCCTCATCGGGATGATGGTGCCGCTGCAGGCAACGTTATTGCCGCTCATGATTATTTTCAAAAATCTACATGCACTGAACACGCATATATCGATCATTCTTCCATATATAGCGTTCCAGACGCCGATTGCGGTCTTTATCCTCAGTGGATTTATGAAATCCATTCCGAGTGAGATTGAGGAATCCGCGGTTATGGATGGCGCGGGGGTTTTCCGGATTTTCCGCAGTATCATCTTACCGATTTCGGTTCCTCCAATGATGACAGTCTGTATTTTAACTTTCATTAGTATTTGGAACGAGTACATTCTCGCGGCGACTTTCATCTCGTCCGAGCGGCTGAAGACGCTGCCTTTCGGGGTGAACAGCTTCGTCAGTCAATATTCGGTTAACTACGGAGCAATCGGTGCCTTCCTTGTACTGGGCGCGCTGCCGGTCATTCTCATCTATTTCTTGTTAGCTGATAAAATTACAAAAGGTATGGTAGCGGGAGCGGTGAAGGGTTAATTCACCCCTCTCTTTTTGCTGTTTCTTAGGATGCCTATGATAAAATAGGAAATAGCGTATAGCGAAAGGGGATCGACAACCAAGTGACACGAGGCTTACACTCCATTCATAACCGGCTATTTCTTCTCTTTATCTCCTGCATGTTAGTTCTCGTTCCTCTTGGGAAGCGTGCTTTATTATAAGAAGACGACGGATATCATCCATAGTAAAATTAGTGATTTGGCGGAGAAAAATATTTCTCAAACGGTAGGTTTATTTGATTTGCTGCTGCAAGGCTATGACAGTATTACGAAATCACTGAACAGCAATTTTGAGCTGCTCAGATTAATCCAAGATCGCGATACTAATAAGGATGAAGCTATTAGCATTATTAATGAGCGCACGATTACCAATATCTTAGGGGCTATCTATTACTCACGCGATGATATTGTCGGAATTCATGTGATTACGAATGCCGGCAAAAACTATAACTACGAACGAGGATTCCATAGTGTTATGGACACGAACTATCCATCCTCGGTGTGGTACCGGAAGCTGCAGGATTCATCCGGAGAGATGGTTTGGCTTGGGCTATTCCAAGGCTCTGTCATCAATCAGTTTCAGAAGGATCCGTTATTCATATTTGGGCGCAAGCTGTATGATTTAACAGACCACCGAGTGATAGGCGTTATGCTCATTGAAACGAATCCGCGTCCGATTCTAGATGCACTTTCGAATGTGACCATCAGTCCGAACAGCCTCGTGTATATTGTTGATCGCGAGAATCGGATGATCGCTTCTACCGCGGAAGAGCAGGTCATTCCGCCTTCTTTCAGCGGGCTTCCGCGTCCTCAATCCAATGAGATCATCGTTGATGATCGGACGGATCAACTGATCGTCGCCGCGAAGGCGAAGATGTCGGATTGGACGGTCATCGGCTTAACCCCCAAAGGGGATATTAACGCTGAGGTCGTGAAAACAAGAGAGTATTTGTATGTGGTTATTGTTGTACTCGTTATTTTGTCGACCGCTTTGGCAAGTCTCATTTCCCGCAACATTGCATCACCGCTCAAGCTTCTCATCCGCGAGATGAAGCAAGTAGAAATGGGGAATTTCAAAGGCTCTGTGACGGTGAAGTCGTTTGAGGAAATTAATTCGTTGGTTTCATCGTTTAATCGAATGGTGAACCGGATGGAGGAGCTTATTGAGCGCATTACACTCTCTTCCATGAGTGAGAAGAATGCGGAGCTGCAGGCGCTTCAATCGCAGGTTAATCCTCATTTCCTCTACAACACCTTGGATATGATTTATTGGATGTTGGATGAGCGGGAGAACGATCGATTAGGCAAGGTAATCTTGGCCCTGTCCCATATGTTTCGATACAGCAGCGACTGGCAGGAAGCGTCTAAGACGACGCTGCGGCAGGAGCTGGATCAAATGCGGCATTACATCACGATTATTGAGAGCCGTTTAGAGGGTAGGGTTAGCACAGACATACAAATTGATCCCGATTATCTGGATGTCATCCTCCCGAAAATGACCTTGCAGCCGATCATCGAGAACGCCGTTAAATATGGGCTGGAGCCTTCCCGTGAGCCGGGTAATCTCCATGTATTTACGGAGGTCCATGAGCAAGAGCTTCATATCATTATTAATGATAACGGGGTCGGTATGCCGGAGAGCACCTTAGAGGAAATGCAGGAGCTGCTGCGCGCGGATACAACGGAGGTAAGCGGTGTGGTTACTTCGATGAAAATGGAGCAGTCTATAGCGCCAAACTCCGGCCAAGCGGCAAGTCCTTCTGTGAAAACAAGACGGGGCATTGGACTTACCAATGTTCACCGCCGCATAGCATTAATGTTCGGAGATGCCTACGGGCTCCGTATTCATAGTAAACAAGGGGAAGGAACAACGGTCATCATCGCGATGCCGCTTCCTCGGAAAGGAATGTAAAACATGGACATTCTCATCGTAGATGATGAAACAGTCATACGAGAGGGCATTCAGCGTACGCTGCAGAACCGTTTCCCCGAGCATAAGGTTCATCTGGCTGCGAATGCGGAGCAAGCCGTCACGCTGCTGCGCAGCCATCAGATTCATATCGTTCTCACGGACATTCTGATGCCGGGCATGACCGGTCTAGAACTCATGAATATGTCTCGGAGCCGGCATCCCCATGTGAAATGGGTTGTCATTTCGGCCTATTCGGAGTTTGCTTACGCTCAGGAGGCAGTGCGGCTAGGGGCGAAGGACTATTTGCTTAAGCCGATCGGCAAAGAGGTTTTGATTGATATGATCAGCAAGCTTAGTGAAGAAGTTACGCGTGATACGGAGCTGATCGAAGAGGCTGAACTGCTGAAGACCAACCGCAAATACTTGCAGGAAGCCGTCTTCCAGCGCTGGGCACAAGGCTTGGACACGGGGCGCATCGATATGGGACCCTTCATGGAGCAGCACCCTTATTTTCATCTTATTATGGTTAAAATGGAGACGGATAAGCCTGTCTTCCTCGAAAATTTCATTATCGAGAACGTCCTGCTTGAGCTTATCGAGCGCTACGGCAAGGGCTTCGTGACGGTGCACGACAGCAAGAGCCTGCTAGGACTTGTTACGCTGCCGGAAGGTGGCAGCATGACCCTGTTGGTGGATGAGCTGCGCAGCCATCTCGTGAAGTACCTGAAGGTGCCCTTCCAGATGATGAGCTCTGAGCTGATCGACTGCTTCCAGGCGGTGCCGGCAGAAGTACAGCGCATGAGGCAAGCGTCTACGACGCAGGTCTACGAGCACCATGCCAGCGGCAGCGATCGCTCTATAGAAGTTGCCCTGCAATATATCCGCACGCACTACCATGCCGATCTATCGCTAGAGAAGGTCGCTTCGATCGTTTACTTAAACTCTGTCTACTTTAGTCAGCTTTTTAAGCAGAAGACGGGTCAAGGCTTCAAGGAGTACGTTATTCACCTGCGTTTGGAGCAAGCGAAACAGCTGCTGATGAATCCCAAACTCAAGCTTGCTGACGTGGCCGAACGTATCGGGTATCATGATATGCGCCACTTCTCGCAAGTTTTCCGCAAAAAGTACGGCGTAACCCCTTCGGAATATCGTCAGGAGAATTCGGGAGATAAACCAGACAAATATGTGTCAAGGGAATGATTTTCATCAAATTCTCATCAAATTCTCAGAAATGGTAATAAAGCTAGGCGGTTAGCGACTTTCTCTTTTTTGTGGTAAATATTAGGCGGGTAATCTTGTGCTATGGTTGTAGCACAGGTCATACCTAATATTCACGATCAAGAAGGAGGAAATCAATCATGATTTTCATAGATAAGAACCGCCTTAGTAAATCGTTAGTAGGGATAAGCCTTAGTCTTTCCTTGTTGACCGCGGGAGGCGTACTGTGGAGCCCGCAAGCTGCCCATGCTGCTGTTGAAGCAGGCAGCACTATAGATGCGCTTGACGTTACAAGCACAGCGATAAGTGCGTCGCGAGCAGATAGCATTGTCCGTACAGCCAAGTCCTATGTAGGCAGAGTGAAATATCGTTTCGGTGTCCGAGACATTCAACGTTTAAGGTTAGACTGTTCCTCGTTCACACAGCTTGTTTTCAAAAAGAATGGCATCACGATTCCTTGGGGATCCGATGATCAAGCAAAGCTAGGAACGCCTATTAAAAAGAAAGCAAACTTGCGTAAGGGTGATTTAGTCATGTTCAGCACGACGAAACCCGGCCGCATTAATCATGTCGGTATTTATGTTGGCAATGGTAAATTCATTAGCAACACGCCAAGCTCTGGTGTAGTTATTCTTGATTTAAACCAAAGCTACTGGAAAGATAGATTCATTACAGGCCGTCGTTTATAAAAATGGACAAGCCTGCTTAAGCGCGAAATCCGCGCTTAAGCCTCAATCTACCTCCTCAAGCCCTCACTCGATCTCCTATCATGGTGAAGTACTTACCACCATCGAAGGAGAATCGAGTTAGGGCTTTTTGTTGACCGAGGGTACTTTTAAATGGTATATAAAAGAAAACCGTTTGCAAGGGAGCAGAAGAAACGAAATGACCTTAAAAAAAGCATTTGATGATGTTAAAAAGTTTCATGAGACGTTTGAGCATCCCGTAGGCACATCTCCAAAGCGCCTTTCCGAAAGCCGCAAAGCGGCTCGTCTAGCTTGGATGGAGGAGGAACTCCAGGAGTTTAAAGAAGCAGCCACACTGGAAGACGAAGTGGATGCGATGATCGATGAGTTATATTTTGTCCTTGGTACATTGGTTGAAATGGGTGTAGAGCCTGGACCGATTTTTGATATTGTTCAGCATGCAAATATGTCCAAGGTATGGCCCGATGGACAAGTTCATAAAAATGAGACCGGCAAGACCATCAAGCCCCCCCATTGGCAGGACCCATTCGACAAAATTAAAGCCGAAATTCGCAGGCAGCAAGGCAACCAAAATGGCTGAGGAGGGCGCAACAGTGGCGTTTCATACGAAATTAAAAGAGCTCAGACAGCAGCAAAATCTAACTCTCCGTAAGCTTGGTGAGAAGGCTGGAATCAGCTATTCCATCCTTAATTCTATCGAAAATGGTCGAATCGAGCCGTCGAAAGATGTCGCATTAGCACTTGCTATTGCCTTGAAAATAGAGGACAGGGAAGAGTTCTTATCTTTAGCAAGAAATCCCTTCTAGGGACAATTGCATTACATGATATTGTGTGGTAAAGTAATGTTAAGTCTTAAAGATTCACCCTGAATTGCGTATTGCAAAGGGTTATCATTAAGTTAATGAAACCTTTTCCAATGTGTAATTTTTTTGTTCGAAACAAGAAAAAAGACATGTTAATAAAACTTTGGAGGTATTACCCATGGCAGTAGGAACAGTAAAATGGTTTAACGCAGAAAAAGGATTTGGCTTTATCGAAGTTGAAGGCGGCAACGATGTATTCGTACATTTCTCCGCAATCACTGGCGAAGGTTTCAAATCTTTGGACGAAGGCCAACGCGTTGAGTTCAACGTAGTTCAAGGCAACCGCGGACCACAAGCTGAGAACGTTGTAAAACTGTAAGCTTAGCTTGCACAAATAGCATTCTCGAAGAACGGCCTCTTAACATCACGTTGAGGGTCGTTCTTTTTTGCGTTCTGCTCCAAAGGCAGCCATATAAAAATAAAGAGCCTCTAAGAGGCTCCTTACTCATGTAAATTATTGATAATCTTTTGCTTTTTTCACAAGCTCCTCATAAGCAGCTTCTGGTGTTATTTTGCCGAACATCACTTTTTCACCGATACTCTTATAATCTTTAGCTGTATAATTACTCCAGCCTTTAGCCCCAGCATTGAAAGGCTGAGCGTCAGGAGCAACAGTTTTAATGAGTTCAATTTGTAATTTATCTGCGGCAGTTAACTTAGGTGTTAAGTAATCGAGCATTTTTTTGGAAACCGGCACGCCACGTGTTGTCGTTAGAATGTCTGCGGCTTCGCTATCATTCACGAACCAATCGATGAATTTCTTGGATTCTTCGGCATACTTGGAATCAGCACTTATGGACCAGAACATGGAAGGCTTCAGAAATCCGCTGGATTGTGGCCCTTTAGGCTGAGCAATGAGTGAGTAAGCACCAGGCTTAACACCCTCATAACCAGGGAATAGAGCGGCGAAAGTGCGTTTCATCAATACACTGTCATTGTTCATTAAATCCAGCTTCGCGTCCGATTCTTTATCTGTGCTGGCGATTTCAGCGGGTGGAATGACCCCGGCTGTTCGCAACTCCGTGTATTTTTTAACATAGGTTAGCCACGTTTCTTTATCGAAATTGAATTTACCGTCTACCGTTATCGGGTAGCCTTTGCCTTGGCTAATTTGATAAGAAGAATACATGGTATAATCGGATGTCCCATCCATCAACACATATTTGTCTTTATCAAGCTTGGCTTTAGCATCTTTACCGAATTGGAAGTATTCATCCCATGTCCAACCGTTTTTGGGAGGAGTGACCCCTAGTTTCTCAACGGCATTCTTATTGTAGATCATGCCCGTTGCATTATTGCCTAGAGCGATGGCATAAAGCTTATCCTTAAACTTCCCTGAATCCACGAGCGATTTATCGATATCTTCGGTACGAATGCCTTTGGATAAGTCAGCCAGCTGGTTTCTTCCTGCATACTCGGCGAGCCATGCCGGATCCATTTGGATAATGTCCGGAGCATTTTTGGCTGCAGCTTGAGTAGCCAGCTTATCCGCGTATCCATCAAACCCAGAAAATTCTGGCTCAAAGGTCACATTCGGATGTTTCTTTGTATACGCATCTAGTGCTTTTAATGTAGCGTCGTGCCTTGCCTGTGAACCCCACCATACAATGCGGAGCTTAACGGGCTGGGAGGTTGTAGCCGCGGGTGCTGCTGTTGCAGCTGCAGGGCTGCTTCCCGTAGTACTTGGTGTGTTTCCGGAACCACATGCACTTAGGGACAGCGCTATCATGGCAGTCATCGAGAGCATGCTCCATTTTCTCATCTGCACGTTCATTGAAAATCCCCTTTCACTACCTCATTATCTTTACAAGTTAATTATAGGACAACTAAAAAGAAGAAAAAGGAGAGTAATGAACACACTTCTTTCACTATTGATCACAATATTATACAAATAGGTACATTCCCGGTTATAACCCACTCTTACTTACTTCACTTGGGCTGATGCCATTATATTTTTTGAAAATAGAGCTAAAATAAGGGACGTTTTTATAGCCAACTTTTTCGGATATCTCATAAATCAAATATTTGCCTTCGGCCAGGAGGGCTTGTGCCTTCTTCATCCGCACTTGTATAACGTAGTTCGTGAAGGTTTCACCGGTCGCTTTCTTGAATATTTGATTCAAATAATTGCGAGACAAGTAAAGCTGCTTCGACATATCTTCCAAGCTGATCTCTTCGGCATAGTGATCGTGTGCATACTGAATCATGAAATCAACCGCTTCTTTATGTTTGGAATTCTCGTTCCAATGGCGGCTAGTTGCTATGATATGAATTTTGCCCCCCAGCCATTGCTGTAATTGCTCCGGCGTTTGGATTTGAATAATTTCCGACTGCAGCTTTATTTCTGGAAACAGTTCATCAAGCACAATCCCTACGCTGTATAAGGAGTAAGCAAATATAGTCCACAGCTCTGTACATAAATACTGC is drawn from Paenibacillus sp. V4I7 and contains these coding sequences:
- a CDS encoding helix-turn-helix domain-containing protein, coding for MAFHTKLKELRQQQNLTLRKLGEKAGISYSILNSIENGRIEPSKDVALALAIALKIEDREEFLSLARNPF
- a CDS encoding carbohydrate ABC transporter permease; translated protein: MQTAREIASAKPATIRRRKRLSIVKIIVIAFLSLLVVTQVYPLLWLAIYSLKSNEEILSGQFFALPHTLQWKNFTDAIKAGHYFQYLKNSLFVTSVTMVSVLLLSSLASFAISRFRWKYGQLVMVIFLIGMMVPLQATLLPLMIIFKNLHALNTHISIILPYIAFQTPIAVFILSGFMKSIPSEIEESAVMDGAGVFRIFRSIILPISVPPMMTVCILTFISIWNEYILAATFISSERLKTLPFGVNSFVSQYSVNYGAIGAFLVLGALPVILIYFLLADKITKGMVAGAVKG
- a CDS encoding HAD family hydrolase yields the protein MTLKKAFDDVKKFHETFEHPVGTSPKRLSESRKAARLAWMEEELQEFKEAATLEDEVDAMIDELYFVLGTLVEMGVEPGPIFDIVQHANMSKVWPDGQVHKNETGKTIKPPHWQDPFDKIKAEIRRQQGNQNG
- a CDS encoding C40 family peptidase; amino-acid sequence: MIFIDKNRLSKSLVGISLSLSLLTAGGVLWSPQAAHAAVEAGSTIDALDVTSTAISASRADSIVRTAKSYVGRVKYRFGVRDIQRLRLDCSSFTQLVFKKNGITIPWGSDDQAKLGTPIKKKANLRKGDLVMFSTTKPGRINHVGIYVGNGKFISNTPSSGVVILDLNQSYWKDRFITGRRL
- a CDS encoding response regulator — encoded protein: MDILIVDDETVIREGIQRTLQNRFPEHKVHLAANAEQAVTLLRSHQIHIVLTDILMPGMTGLELMNMSRSRHPHVKWVVISAYSEFAYAQEAVRLGAKDYLLKPIGKEVLIDMISKLSEEVTRDTELIEEAELLKTNRKYLQEAVFQRWAQGLDTGRIDMGPFMEQHPYFHLIMVKMETDKPVFLENFIIENVLLELIERYGKGFVTVHDSKSLLGLVTLPEGGSMTLLVDELRSHLVKYLKVPFQMMSSELIDCFQAVPAEVQRMRQASTTQVYEHHASGSDRSIEVALQYIRTHYHADLSLEKVASIVYLNSVYFSQLFKQKTGQGFKEYVIHLRLEQAKQLLMNPKLKLADVAERIGYHDMRHFSQVFRKKYGVTPSEYRQENSGDKPDKYVSRE
- a CDS encoding cold-shock protein; the protein is MAVGTVKWFNAEKGFGFIEVEGGNDVFVHFSAITGEGFKSLDEGQRVEFNVVQGNRGPQAENVVKL
- a CDS encoding ABC transporter substrate-binding protein, which produces MNVQMRKWSMLSMTAMIALSLSACGSGNTPSTTGSSPAAATAAPAATTSQPVKLRIVWWGSQARHDATLKALDAYTKKHPNVTFEPEFSGFDGYADKLATQAAAKNAPDIIQMDPAWLAEYAGRNQLADLSKGIRTEDIDKSLVDSGKFKDKLYAIALGNNATGMIYNKNAVEKLGVTPPKNGWTWDEYFQFGKDAKAKLDKDKYVLMDGTSDYTMYSSYQISQGKGYPITVDGKFNFDKETWLTYVKKYTELRTAGVIPPAEIASTDKESDAKLDLMNNDSVLMKRTFAALFPGYEGVKPGAYSLIAQPKGPQSSGFLKPSMFWSISADSKYAEESKKFIDWFVNDSEAADILTTTRGVPVSKKMLDYLTPKLTAADKLQIELIKTVAPDAQPFNAGAKGWSNYTAKDYKSIGEKVMFGKITPEAAYEELVKKAKDYQ
- a CDS encoding sensor histidine kinase, with translation MLYYKKTTDIIHSKISDLAEKNISQTVGLFDLLLQGYDSITKSLNSNFELLRLIQDRDTNKDEAISIINERTITNILGAIYYSRDDIVGIHVITNAGKNYNYERGFHSVMDTNYPSSVWYRKLQDSSGEMVWLGLFQGSVINQFQKDPLFIFGRKLYDLTDHRVIGVMLIETNPRPILDALSNVTISPNSLVYIVDRENRMIASTAEEQVIPPSFSGLPRPQSNEIIVDDRTDQLIVAAKAKMSDWTVIGLTPKGDINAEVVKTREYLYVVIVVLVILSTALASLISRNIASPLKLLIREMKQVEMGNFKGSVTVKSFEEINSLVSSFNRMVNRMEELIERITLSSMSEKNAELQALQSQVNPHFLYNTLDMIYWMLDERENDRLGKVILALSHMFRYSSDWQEASKTTLRQELDQMRHYITIIESRLEGRVSTDIQIDPDYLDVILPKMTLQPIIENAVKYGLEPSREPGNLHVFTEVHEQELHIIINDNGVGMPESTLEEMQELLRADTTEVSGVVTSMKMEQSIAPNSGQAASPSVKTRRGIGLTNVHRRIALMFGDAYGLRIHSKQGEGTTVIIAMPLPRKGM